From the genome of Deinococcus aerolatus:
GCTGCTGCGGGTCAGAAATGGGGTCAAAGTACGCGCTGGCCGGGTCAAATTGCAGATCATCCGTGTGCGCGGCCCGCGTGATCCGCGCCACGCCCGCAATGCCCGGCGCCTTGCTGCGCGAGTGGTAGAAGAGGCAGAGGTCGCCCACCATCATCTGCCGCAGAAAATTACGCGCCTGGTAGTTGCGGACGCCGTTCCAGGGTTCGCGGCCCACGCGTTCCAGATCGGGGTAGCCAAAGACGTCGGGTTCGGATTTGAGGAGCCAGTGGGACATGGGGGTCAGGGTAAGGCCGGAAGGGGTGGCAGGTCCCGCGTGTCGCCGTCAATTACACTCCAGGCATGAACGGCACGTTGTCCTGGAGTCTCAGGCACCCATGATTCTGGGCATCGATATGGGCGCGAGTAGCAGCAAGTGGGCGCTGTTCTCCGGCGGGGAACCCACGGCCAGAGGCGTTTACGCACCCCTGTCCGGCCACCTGTACACGCCGGAGGCCCGTGGGCGCATGACTGAGGGGCTGGCCGGCATTCGCGCCGCCATGCCCACGCCGCCCTCGGCGGTGGTGGTGGGCGTCACCGGGCTACAGAGGGACCTCGCGCCGTTGATCGAGGCCATGCTGTCGGACACCTTCGGGTTGCCCGTGGCCGCACTGCACGTCACCGACGACATGCATCTGGCCCATGCCGCGCACTTCCCGGGGGGTGGGGGCACCCTGGTGTATGCCGGAACCGGCAGCATGGCCTACCACCGCACGGCGGCGGGCAAGGTGCTGCGGGCCGGTGGCCACGGCTTTCTGATCGACGACGCGGGCGGGGCGTTCTGGCAGGGCCGGCAGGGCCTCAAGGCGGCGCTGCGCGGCCTGGACGAGGGACAGGCTGAAAGCCGGCTGGCCGCCGGCCTGTTCGGGGCCATCGGTTCCCGGCACTGGCCGGACATCCGCGCCCACGTGTACGGCGAGGGCCGCGCCGCGCTGGCTCGGCTGGCCCCCGCTGTGTACGCGGCGGCGGTGGACGGCGACCCGGAGGCCCAGGAGATTCAACGCCGCGCCGGGGCTGAGCTTGCGCGGCTGGGTCGGGCGGTGCTGAACCGCAGCGGCAGCCACGAGGTCGCGCTGTGCGGCGGCAGCTTCAATCCGCTGGTGCGGGCCGCGTTTGTGGCGCAGATCGGGGACACGCTGACGGTGCTGCCGGGGGCCGAGCCGTTGCTGGGCGCCCTGGCCCTGGCGCCCGGCCCACCCGAATCCAGAAACGTCTGAGTCCTGGCCTGTCTGAGCCCCCGCCCGCCCGCCGCTGAGCCACTGCCGGGGAAGGACACCGGAGGTTGCGTGGCTTTGCCTACCTTGCCCGTATGCGGGGCGCCCTAGACTGCGTGCGTGCGCGCTTCGCCCTGGCTTCCCGTCCTGCTGATTCTGGCGCTGGGCGCTTATCTGCTGCCTAACTGGCAGCCGAAATTCGAGCTGGTGCCCCGACAGCCGCAGGTGTCGGCCACCCTGCCCAACACGCTGCCCAAGGACACCCAGGCGCTGTTCGAGAAGGTCCGCCCCGCCACCGTGCGCGTCGAGAGCCTGGACCCCCGCACGCGCGAGGCGGGCATCGGCACCGGCTTTTTCATCAGCGAGACCGGGCAGGTGCTGACCGCCTACCACGTCGTGAGTCTGGGCACGCTGTTTCAGGTCAGCACGCTGTCGGGGCAGTCGTACCGCGCCAGGGTGACGGCCTTTGACGCGCGGGCCGACGTGGCGCTGCTGGAAGTGCAGGGACGCGGCCCCTTCCCCTTTCTGCCTCTGGCCAGCCGCGCCCCGCGTGTGGGCGAGACGGTGCTGGCGGTGGGCAACAGCGGCGGCGACTTCCTGCAACCCCGGCGTGGCCGCCTGCTGCGGCTGGACGCGGCGGCGGCCCGCGCCGATTTCCCGCAGGGCACGCTGGAGATGAACGCCCCGCTGGCCCCCGGCGACAGCGGCGGCCCGATCATCGACGGGCTGGGCAACGCGATTGGCGTGGTCAGCTACATCAGCGTGGACAGCAGCGGCATCACCCGGCGCAGCTACGCGGTGCCGGTGGTGGACGGCGACAACCTGATCACGGCGCTGCGGACCGGCGAGAAACGCGATACCCCGGTGGTGGGCATCGAACTGGACAGTTTTCACAGCGGCCTGACTGACCCGGCAGGCGGCGTGATCGCGCGGGTGGTAGGCGGCAGTCCCGCCGCCCGCGCCGGACTGCAGGGCGGCGAGTACGACGCGGGCGGCAACCTGCTGAAGCTGGGCGACACCATTACCACCGTGGACGGGCGGCGCACCCGTGACGCCAACGAGGTCATCCTCGCGCTGCGGGGCGGCGAGGTCGGCGACACCGTGACGGTGGGCTACCTGCGCGGCAACCAGCCCAGGGAAACCCGCATCACGCTGGTGGCGCGGGCCACCCTCCCCAGCCCGCGCGAATAAACCGCAGCCCTCTCTGAAGGCAGACGCTCTAAAGGGGGCCTTAGCCCGCGCCTACCCACACTTCATTCCCACACCCTAGCCTGAGAGGATGTCTAGAGCCTTCGTGAAGGAAGAGGCGGGCGCGCCCTGGACGCCACCCTCCACCCCCCGCGCCTACCGCATCGTCTGGACCGGTGACGCGGTTCCCGGCGGCCCCCAGCAGCCGGAAGTCATGCGCGAGACCGACGATCTGCTGGACGCCCTGCGCTGGCTGTCTGACCGCCCTCGTCCCGGCTTCGAGCTGCGCGACGCGGACGGCGAACTGCTGGCCACCAACGCGGCCTGAACCTGCCAGGCCTTCAGCGTCAGCTGCCTACCACACCCCTTCCAGCGTGATCCGCGCCGTGCCGGCCAGGCTTTGCCCCGGCGACAGCACCCGCATGTCCACACCGGCCACGCCCTGCGCCGCCAGATTGAAGGCGTCGGTGGCGTGTGAAACCGGTTCCAGCGCCAGGCTGCCGTCGGGCGCGGTGAAGACCACCAGGTGTGAGTAAGGGTTGTCGGCGGTCTGGACCAGCGCCCGTGGTGGCCTGCCGCCCGCTGCCCAGTCCAGCCGGACAATTCCGTCCCAGGCGGTGAAGGTCCGGTCAATCTGCCGTGTCCCGATATGGGCCGGCGTTCGGTAATCCTCCTGCGGACGGACCTCCCGGGCGCCGCCCACTGTGAGGCTGCGGCTGTCGGTGTCGTAGGTCAGCGGGGCATCAAAGGCCAGCGCCGGGTCGATGCCGTCCTGCAGGCGCTGGAAGTAGGGGTGCAGGCCCATGCCAGCGGGCATGTCGCGGGTGTCGGCGTTGGTCAGCGTCACGGTGGTGTCCAGGTGGGGACCGTGCAGACGGTATTCCACCTGGGCGGTAAAGGCCCAGGGCCAGTTGATGTCGGCGTGGTCCCGGCTGTCGAAGGTGCACACCAGATGGCTGTCCGAGGCCCGCGTGACCGTCCACGGGCGGTTGCGGACGTCGCCGTGCTGGGCCAGCCCTGCCCCGGTGTTGGGCTGCAACTGCACGTCGTGACCCTCAAAGGCAAAGCACGCGTCCCGGATGCGGTTGGAGTAGGGCAGCAGCACGAAGCTGGCGCACTGGCTGCTGGTCTGCACGGTGGTCGGGTTCACCGCACGCAGCACCGGACGGCCCGACGCGGCACGCAGGTTCAGGATGCTGGCCCCCAGGTCCGGCAGCACCTCCAGCGTCATTGCGGCGCTGGACACCGTCTCGGTGCGCCAGCTCACGCCTTACCGCGCCCGCGCATCACCTCGTGAATCAGGATGCCCGCCGCTACCGAGGCGTTGAGGCTGTCCACCTGCCCACGCGTGGGAATGCCCACCAGCACATCGCATTTCTCGCGCACCAGCCGGCGCAGGCCCTCGCCCTCCGCGCCCACCACCAGCGCCACGCGCCCGCTGAAGTCGGTCTTGGTCACGTCCTGCGCCGATTCACCGGCCGCGCCGTACACCCACACCCGGTCCTCCTTGAGGGCGTCGATCAGCCGGGGCAGGTTCTTGGTCTGCGCCACCGGCAGGTAACTGGTGGCGCCCGCCGCCGTCTTGGCCACCACCGGCGACAGCGGCGCGCTGCGGCGCTCCTCCACCACCACCCCGTGCGCGCCCAGCACCTCGGCGCTGCGGATGATGGCCCCAAAGTTGCGCGGATCGGTGATGCCGTCCAGCAGCACGATCAGCAGTTCCTCGCCCCTAGCCTCGGCGCGGTCCAGAATGTCGTCCACACTGGCCCAGGCCAGGTCCTCAACTTCAGCCATCACGCCCTGGTGGGCGGTGGTGCCGGCCAGCTGATCCAGCTCGATGCGCGGGGCAAAGCGCAGCCTGACGCCGCTCTCTCCCAGCGCGGCCTTCAGCTCGGCCACGAAACTCTCCTCGACGCCGCGCGCCACCAGCACCTCGCCCACCCGCCCATCCTTCAGGGCTTCCAGCACCGGATTCCTTCCATACAGCAACATGGGCGCAGTCTAAGGCAAGCCGGCCCCCGGCCAGCACAAGGCCCTCCACCGGGGGAGGGCCGGTGGGCGCTGGGCGGGGATTACTCCTGCGCCGGGTTCACGAAGGCGGCGCTGTCGTAGTAGGTGCGGAAGGCCCCCACCTTGCCGTCCATGATCTCGATGATGCTCACGCCCCGGTACTCGATGTCGCCGCCGTTCTTGAGCTTGCCCGTGGCGTTCCATTCCATCACGCCCTGGCCGCCGCTCTCGTGGTGGTGGGTGAATTCGCTGTGGATGGTCTCGAAATCGCTCAGGTAGCGCTCCCAGAACTCCTGCGCGCCCTCGGTCCCTGTCCAGGTCTTGCTGGTCAGGTTGTTCAGGGTGACGTCCCCGGCGTGCAGCGCCACCAGTTCGGACGGATCGCCGCTGGATTCGGCGTTTTGCAGGGCGGTCATGAACTGTTCAGTGGTGGTCATGCTTCACCAGACCATCCGGCCTGTCTGCAGAGGGTGTGACCCCTTACCTTCAAAAAGTTTGGTGAAGCTGCCCCGGCCCGGTCTGAGCTGTGTTCAGGCTGTGGACCAGGGGCCTCAGCGCGCTGCGAGCCACGCCAGCAGCTCGGCCTCGGGCAGCGGCGGGCAGACCACGTAGCCCTGCGCGGCGTCGCAGCCCAGGTCGCGCAATACGTCCAGTTGCTCGGCCCGCTCCACGCCCACCGCCACCACCTTCAGGCCCAGGCGGTGCGCCAGCTCAATGGTGGAGGCCACCAGCGTGACCACCCGCGGGTCATCGGGCAGCCGGGCGATCAGGGTGGGGTGCAGCTTGATGACGTCCAGCGGAAAGCGGATCAGTGCGCTGAGGTTGCTGCCCGCACCGTCACCGAAATCGTCCACGCACAGCCGGGCGCCGTAGCCGCGCAGCTGCTCCAGCATGTCCAGCGTTTCCTCGCTGTGGTCCAGCAGGCTGCCCGCCGTGACCTCGATGTCCGGGGCGCCGTGGGTGCGGAGCACCGGCAGCAGGCGGTCCAGACCCTCGCTGCGGCGCAGCTCTTCCAGGCTCAGGTTGACGCTGACCTGCCACGCTCCGGCCGCTGCGGACTGCCCGGCCGCGCCGGCACGCACGCGGTCCCGGCTGGCGACGGCTTCCTCGACCACCCATTCCCCGATCCGGGCGATCAGGTCACTGCGGCCCGCGGCCTCCAGGAAACTGGCGGGCGACAGCAGGCCCAGCTGAGGGTGCTGCCAGCGCAGCAGCGCCTCGGCCCCCAGCGCACGCCCGGTCCCGAGATTCAGCACCGGCTGGTACAGCAGCGTGAACTCGTGGGCCGCCAGCGCGCCGCCCAGGTCCTCTTCCAGCGCGTAGGCGTTTCTGACCCCGGCGCGCAGGGCCGGCGTGAAGAAGCCGATGCCGCCGCGCCCCTGCTGGCGGGCGTGGCGCACCGCGATCTCCGCGTTGGAGAGGATATCCTCCGCCGTTCCCCCGTCCAGCGCCGCCACCCCCAGCCCGAAGGTCAGGGCCGTCTCGCGTGGGCCGCAGCGTAGCGGGGCACTCAAGGCCCGCTGCACAGCTTCCATGGCGTCGTGGCTTTCCAGGTGGGGCAGCAGCACGGCAAAGGTGCCGCCCTCCAGCCGCGCCACCGCGCCGCCCGGTCCCCCCACCTGGTCGCTCAGGCGGGCGGCCAGACCAATCAGCAGCCGGTCACAGGCCACCCGGCCCAGGGCGGTGTTCAGGGCACCGAACCCGTCGATGTTCAGGCACACCAGCGCGCCGGGGGTCGGCGGCGTGCGGTCCATAGCCGTCAGATCCTCGCGCAGGCCGACGCGGTTGCGCAGCCCGGTCAAGGAGTCGTGGCGGGCGTCGTGGTGCATCTTGGCCTCGGCACGGCGCAGCATCGTCACGTCGCGCAGGGTCAGCAGCAGGCCGCCTCCCGCCGGCGCGGCGGCGCGGCTGCCCCCGTCCTTGCGCCCTGCCTCTGCCCCGACAGGCGTGAGGCGCAGCTCCATGTGGCGCAGCGAGTGGCCGGGCAGCGCCAGCAGCACCTCGCGGCACGACGGGGCCGGCAGACTCCGCCACTCGGGCAGGGCCAGCGGCTGCCCCTGCGGCGAGAAGACCTTGACGCCCAGCTCGCCCAGCACCCGCGTCAGCCCCAGGCCCACCAGTCGGGCGGCCTCCACCCCCAGCAGCGCCGCCGCGGGGTCGTTGATCAGCTGCGCCCGGCCCGCAGCGTCCACCAGAACGGCGGCGTCCTCGGACAACGCCAGCACCTGCGAGATCATGCCCAGCGGGGCCGGGCCGCCGGCCTGCGCGCCTGCGCTCTCGGCCACCAGCAGCCCATTCTCGGAGGACCGGCGCACGTTCAGGGTCAGCACCTCGCCGCTGGCCAGCCTCACGTCGGCCTGCGCCGGGCCGCCGCCTGCGGCCAGCCGCACCAGGTTATGAACCGCCGCCGAGGGCGCACCCTCGAAGCCGGCCCAGGCCCACAGCGGCGCGCCGACCAGCACCGGTGCCGGCTGGCCCGCCACCTGCGGGGCCAGTTCGCTCAGGCCGTGGCTGGCATGCAAGACCACGCCGGCCTCGGTCAGCAGCGCGGCGGGCGTGCGGGTGTCCAGCAGCGCCGAGACCCCCGCGGCCCGCTCGTATTCACCGCTCACATCCTGCAGGGTCAGCATCACGCCGGCGCCCCAGCCGCCCAGGTAGGGCCGGGCCTCGCCGCGCACCCAGCGCACCTTGCCGCCGGCCGTGTCTGCCTGTGCCCCCACCGGGGGCAGCGCCTCGTCGGACAGGTGCACCGAGCGGCCCGAGACCGCCCCCTGCAGCGTCAGCAGCAGCTCCGGGCGGCCCGGCAGCACCTCGGCCACCGTGCGGCCCAGCACCTCGGTGTCACTCAGGCCCAGCAGTTCCAGAAATGGACGGCTGACGCGCCGGAAGGTCAGCTCCGGCGTCAGCCAGGCCGTCGCCACCGGCAGCTGCGTGACCAGCACCTCGGCCTCGCGCACCGCGCCGTCTGGCCGCGAGGCCGCCAGCAGCATGGTCAGCACCTCCACCGCCGTGGGCGACACCGGCCCGTCCTCGCTCCACAGCAGCCCCAGCAGCTCGCCGTCGCGGGACAGCCAGGTCATCTCGCCGCCCTCCAGCCACGCCTCGGGCGGCTCCAGTTCCGGCCCGCCGTCTTCCAGGCCGCCGTCTTCCAGGCGCAACACCGCGTCGCCCACCCGCGCCAGCAGCGCTGCCTGCGGCGCGTGGGCACGCAACAGATCGCTCAGGGCCGTGAACAGCGCCGCGTTGGGCTGGAGGGCGCCGGGCGGGGCCGGGCTGGTCTGGAAGGTGGCCGGAGCGGATTTGGACAGGGAGTGAGTCACGCTGAAGTTACCTCGCGTCCACAGACGCTGTGAATTATTGGGTCCTGACAGGCAAACGCAGCACGCAGGGGGCGGCAGGAAAAGCAGAGGCGAGAAGAATCGCAGGGGCAGCCGCATGGGGAAGGCCGCAGGCAGGGATCACCTGGGTGCCATCCTGCCACCCGAACTCTTACCCCAATCATTCAAGAAAACGCGTTAGACACGCGTGCCGCTGACCCACCGTGCAGCAAGTGAACCGGGGCTCAGGCGGAAAGGCCCAGCCACACGGGCCCCCTGCCTGGCCGCCTCCCCCTGCTTCCGATTCCCGCCGCCGTCCAGGCGCGGCTTTTCCATCCAGACGCCGTCATTCAGGCGTGTCGCTGCGGCTCTCCCATGAACACGGCCGCCGTGCGCCCGGAAGAAGGAGCCAGGGCACGACAGGAGCCACCACTGCCCTTCTCAGGCCAGTGCCTGGAGCTGGTCAGCGGTCAAAGGTCAGGGGCAGGCACGGTTCTGGCCGCTTGCCTCCTGCCGGGGGCCAGCGCTCAGGCCTGCCAGCTCTCCTCTTTCCAGGCGGCGGGCCACACCAGATAGATGCCCGTGTCGCTGGGGGAACTGGCGGCCACCAGCCTGCCCACCTCGGCAGCGTCCGGCTCGTCGATCACCCGCGTGAAATCGGAACTGTTCAGGACCGTCTCGCGCACCATCCACTCGCGTTCCTGCGCCCAGTGCACCAGCTGCACCAGCGCCTCCATGCCCGGCCGCCCGAAACGCGGCCCGAAGGCGGTGGCCACCACCGTCGCCACGGAACCCACGATCAGCACCGCCGCGTAGCCTGCGCGGTCGCGCTCGCCCTGGCGGTCCGTTACCAGAATCAGCTGGCCCGCCGGCCCCCCCGCGCCACCCGACGGGTGCTGCTCCAGATGGGCCAGAACGGCATTCAGGGTCTCTTGCGGCGCCCCGGGGAGGCCCAGCGGATCGGCAATTTGCATGGGCGCAGTGTAGCGAAGAAGCAGTGTGTCCAGCGCTGACGCCCTGTCAGGCGGGGAAAACGCGACGTTTCGCACCGCTCCCGTCTGTTGCGCCGCCCCACGGACAGGACGCGGGCAGAAAGCCTGGGCTCAGCGCAGGCTGAACATCATCGCCACGTGCGCCCCGGTGCCGCCCAGCACGAACAGGTGCCAGATCTCGTGAAAGCCCCAGTGCCGCCAGAAGCCCTGCTCGCGCGGCCTGATCAGCCGGGTTCCGTAGACCAGTGCCCCCAGGGTGTACAGCACGCCTCCGGCGGCCAGCCAGAAAATGGCAGCGGCAGGCAGGTTGCGGACCAGTTGCGGCAGGAAGATCACGGCTAGCCAGCCCATCCCCACGTACAGCAGCGTGCTGACCCAGCGCGGCAGACGCATGGTGACCAGCTTCAGCACGATGCCGGTCAGTGCAATGCCCCACACCACCCACAACACCACGCTTTGCCACAGGCCATGCAGCCCGAAGTACGCGATGGGCGTGTAGCTGCCCGCGATCAGCAAGAAGATGCCCGCGTGGTCCAGTTTCCGCAGCCACAGCATGCTGTGCTCGCTGCGGCCAAACGAGTGGTAGCTCGCGCTGGCCGAATACAACGCCACCATGCTGACGCCGAAAACCACGAAGGGCCACAGCGCCAGCCCGCGCGAGTGCGCCCACCACAGCAGTGGCCCCAGCACGATCAGCGCCGCCACGGCGCCGGCCCAGTGGGTCAGGGCGTTCACCGGTTCACGCGGGGCGAGCAGGAGGCGTCTCATATCCCCAGGCTACGCCTCCTGCCCGCAGGCTTGGTGGTCCGGGACGCAGTTCATACGGATTCCGTCTGTTTCGTTAACAAACCGGGAGGGCGCCGGTTTGCCAACTCCACTCCCGGAATCCGTTCTACCCGTTCTCGCTTCGTTCGGATTTTCATCGTTTTGCAAACGATTCAATCGGAGCCCGTATCAGACGTGGCCGCGGTGGTCAGCCGCTTTCTGCCCCGCCCTCCTGGGTGGCCGCCCACAATGCCAGCACCTCCTGCGCCTCGTCGGCGTGCATCTGCTCGACCAGGGCGCCGCCAAAGGTCACCACGCTCTTGCCAGCGGAGCGGCCCTCGGCCCAGGCGGCCAGCAACGCGCGGGCCTGCTGAACCTCCTCTTCAGTCACGCCGTAGGCCGCATTGGCCGGGCCAAGCTGGTCCGGGTGGATCACAGTCTTCCCGGCAAAGCCCAGGGCGCGGCCCTGCGCGCATTCGCGGGCAAACCCTGCCGGGTCACGCACGTCGTTGAACACGGCGTCCAGCGGCAGCTTGCCGTGGGCGCGGGCGGCCAGCACCACCGCCGACAGGGCATGCAGCAGAGGTAAGCGGTCCGGGTGCGGGCGCGTCCGCAGGGCGCGGGCCAGATCGTTGGCCCCCACCAGCAGGCCCGCCACCCCCGGCACGGCGGCGATGGCCGGGGCGTTCAGCACGCCTGCGGGCGTCTCAATCATGGCCCACAGCGGGCGGCCCAGCGACAGTTCGGAGGCGGCGCGGGCGTCTTCCACCTTGGGCAGCACCAGACCCGACGCGCCCGACAGCAACGCCATCTCGCGGTCCTCGTGTTCCCAGGGGGTGCCCTGCCCGTTCACCCGCACCAGCACCGGCACGCGCCAGCCGCCGGCCAGCAACGCCGCGCGCACGTTGGCACGGGCTTCGGCCTTGTGTTCGGGGGCCACAGCATCTTCCAGATCCAGAATCACGGCGTCGGCGGCCAGGCCGCGGGCCTTCTCGATGGCGCGGGGCTTGTCGCCCGGCACGTACAGCATGGAACGCAGAGGGCCAGAGACCGCGTGATCAGTCATCGCTGCCCATCCGTGCCGCCAGCGCCCAGCCGCTCAGCAGGGCGGCCTCCACGCGCGGGCCGTGACCATCGGGCGTGAAACCGTCGCCACACAGCCCCAGACCGTACGGAGCGTGCCACAGGCAGGGGCCGGGCGCTCGGCATTCAGGTGTGGCGTAGCGCCAGCGGTGGGCAAAGGCGTGAACTGGCCGGAGTTCCTGGCCCAGCACCCCGGCCGCTGCCGCCAGCAGTTCGGGCAGGACCTCGTCCGAGCGGCGTTCCAGGTTGGCGCGGGACCACGCCGCCGAGGCCTGCAACATCAACGCGGGCGGGTGATCTCCGGCACGCTTGGTGTGTTCGCGGGCGATCCAGTCCAGCACCGGGTGGCCGCGCAGGCTCAGGGCCGGCCAGTCGGCCCCGGTGTCCTGCTCCAGCACCACACCCGCCGCCCAGCACGGGGCGTACTCCACGCGGCGCAGCGTCGCGGCGGTCGCCTGCAGATCTCCCAGACCGTCCCTACCCAGCTCCAGCAGCAACGGCTCCAGCAGGGCCAGGGCCTGCGGGGCGGGAAGGTTCAGCACCAGCCGCGCGGCCTCGCCCGCCACGCCGTCACGCGAATGCACGCGCCAGCCGCCGGGCAGACGTTCCAGGCTGCTCACCTCCAACCCGGTCTGCACGTCCAGCCCCCGCGCCAGCTCGCGGCCCAGGGTGCTCATGCCCAGGGGCGGGGCATAACGCGGGTGGCCGTCCGGCGGCGGCGGCGCAATCTGCCCGTCCTCCCAGGCCGCAAACCCCTGCGCCCACACGCGGTTCCAGCCGGCGGTCACGCCGCCCTCGGCCAGCGCCACGGCGCGGGGATGCCGGGCGGTGAAGTAGCGTGCGCCGTGATCCAGCCGGGCCTCCGGCGGCGGCGTGCGGCGGGTGGCGGCGCGGCCTGAGACCCCACGCGACTTGTCCAGCACGCGCACCGTCTGGCCCCGGCCCCGCAGGTCATGGGCCAGCGCCAGCCCGGCCAGCCCGGCCCCCACCACCAGCACGTCCGGCTTAGCAGGCATGGGCCGCGCCTTTAGGCCGGACAGGACGCGCAGCGCCTGACACCAGCAGGAAAGGCAGCAGCGCCAGCAGGAACTTCATAGGCCGTTTCATGCTGCCCAGGGTAACGCGCCATGCTCTAGCCTGCTCGCATGAATTACGCCGATCTGCTGGGACTGACCGTGCTGGAAGCCGCGCCGCAGCGCACTCGCGTCCGCGCCCAAGTCACGGCATCGGGCCTGAACATGCACGGTACCGCCCACGGCGGCCTGATCTTCAGTCTGGCTGACGAGGCGTTCGCGGTGATCAGCAATCTGGAGGCGCAGGCGGTGGCCGTGGACACCCACCTGAGCTTCTTCCGCGCCGCAACACCCGGAGACGAACTGGTGGCCGTCGCCACCCCGGAACGCGTGGGCCGCACCCTGGCAACGTACCGGGTGGAGGTCCGGCGCGGCGAGGAGGGCGAGGTGCTGGCACTGTTTATGGGGACAGTTTCCAGGCGGGTGCGGGAGGGTCAGGCGAGCTGATACGGGCTCCGATTGAATCGTTTGCAATAACGATGAAAATCCGAGCGAAGCGAGAACGAGTAGAACGGGTTCCGGGAGTGGAGTTGGCAAACCTGCGCCCTCCCGGTTTGTTAACGAAACAGACGGAATCCGTATGAGACTTATTCAGGGCGGTGGTGCTGGGCCGGACGGCCCTGGGCATCTTTCCAGCACGCCCAGCCGTTGCGAGACGCGCCGGAGATATCCATAGCAGCTGCACTGGGACTCTTATAGGTCACGTCTTGGACGTATTCCAGCAGCTCGGCGCTCCTCTCAACGAGCTGCCCAGCCTTCGTGTAACCCTGCCTGCGGCCCCGAATTCCCCTCGCATTGGTTCCGCTCTCACCCAGCACGCGGTTCAGGGCTGTACTTCCCGCCTGCACGGTCCAGGTTCCATCAGCAGGCCGGTAGATGGCGTGGGCCTCGGCCCCGAGAAGGCAGTACGTGAAGTGAATTTCCCGGGGCAGATGAACAATTTTCGTCTGCGACGGCACACCCAGCAACACGTCGCGCTCGGCTTCGGTGATGGTGCCGAGTTGCGCCGCCAGCCTGACCGCACTCTCGAAGGAGCCAATCTCGTGTTCTTGCTGAAAGGCCTGCACCAGTGGCGTCTTCTCCTTCAGGATGCGGGCCGCGTCCAGCCGTTGCTGCTGGCAGTTCTTGATGTTCTGCACGGCGTCCGCAAAACCGTCGACGCGCCACATCTCCGCGTCCAGCAGGGCCGCCAGATCGTCGGCGAAGGTGTGGCCCTCCTGACCCAGTTCCAGTTTCAACGCCACCCGTTCTTCCCAGCGGCCCGGCAGATGCTCGTCTATAGCGATCCACACGCGCCCGTTGGTCACGATGGCCCAGCGCGTGCCTTCGTTGACGGCGTATGTAGACGCCTGCTGGAACTGCGGCGCCCCCAGCGTGACGTTCATGCCCTTGATTTCCAGGGCGAACCTGCCTGTCCCGGCGCGAATCAGAAAGTCCGAACGGTTGCCCGTGGCATTGGTTTCCTCCGGCACCACCTCTGCCGGATTCCAGATGTCGAATCCGGCAGCGTGCAGCACCCGTAGCACAATCGCCTGACGGACAATGGCCTCGCCGGGATTGGGGCTCTGGGCAAGCCACGCGCCGATGGCCGCCACTGCCTCCCGAATCCGCTCCTGAATGCCTGACATCTGCGGGCGAGTTTAGCAGCGGCGCAGCTGTAACCGCACGCTATTTCCCGCCCAGCATGTGAGGCTGAGGCCGTGCTCGCGCAGGGAGGCGCTCGGCCAGATCA
Proteins encoded in this window:
- a CDS encoding EVE domain-containing protein — translated: MSHWLLKSEPDVFGYPDLERVGREPWNGVRNYQARNFLRQMMVGDLCLFYHSRSKAPGIAGVARITRAAHTDDLQFDPASAYFDPISDPQQPRWSMVEVEAVQAFPEVLTLDTIRALPEWETSPLTRKGARLSVLPVTAEQFGAALTAAGLNAVGLERAARP
- a CDS encoding N-acetylglucosamine kinase — protein: MILGIDMGASSSKWALFSGGEPTARGVYAPLSGHLYTPEARGRMTEGLAGIRAAMPTPPSAVVVGVTGLQRDLAPLIEAMLSDTFGLPVAALHVTDDMHLAHAAHFPGGGGTLVYAGTGSMAYHRTAAGKVLRAGGHGFLIDDAGGAFWQGRQGLKAALRGLDEGQAESRLAAGLFGAIGSRHWPDIRAHVYGEGRAALARLAPAVYAAAVDGDPEAQEIQRRAGAELARLGRAVLNRSGSHEVALCGGSFNPLVRAAFVAQIGDTLTVLPGAEPLLGALALAPGPPESRNV
- a CDS encoding S1C family serine protease, which encodes MRASPWLPVLLILALGAYLLPNWQPKFELVPRQPQVSATLPNTLPKDTQALFEKVRPATVRVESLDPRTREAGIGTGFFISETGQVLTAYHVVSLGTLFQVSTLSGQSYRARVTAFDARADVALLEVQGRGPFPFLPLASRAPRVGETVLAVGNSGGDFLQPRRGRLLRLDAAAARADFPQGTLEMNAPLAPGDSGGPIIDGLGNAIGVVSYISVDSSGITRRSYAVPVVDGDNLITALRTGEKRDTPVVGIELDSFHSGLTDPAGGVIARVVGGSPAARAGLQGGEYDAGGNLLKLGDTITTVDGRRTRDANEVILALRGGEVGDTVTVGYLRGNQPRETRITLVARATLPSPRE
- a CDS encoding aldose 1-epimerase — its product is MSWRTETVSSAAMTLEVLPDLGASILNLRAASGRPVLRAVNPTTVQTSSQCASFVLLPYSNRIRDACFAFEGHDVQLQPNTGAGLAQHGDVRNRPWTVTRASDSHLVCTFDSRDHADINWPWAFTAQVEYRLHGPHLDTTVTLTNADTRDMPAGMGLHPYFQRLQDGIDPALAFDAPLTYDTDSRSLTVGGAREVRPQEDYRTPAHIGTRQIDRTFTAWDGIVRLDWAAGGRPPRALVQTADNPYSHLVVFTAPDGSLALEPVSHATDAFNLAAQGVAGVDMRVLSPGQSLAGTARITLEGVW
- the rlmB gene encoding 23S rRNA (guanosine(2251)-2'-O)-methyltransferase RlmB — its product is MLLYGRNPVLEALKDGRVGEVLVARGVEESFVAELKAALGESGVRLRFAPRIELDQLAGTTAHQGVMAEVEDLAWASVDDILDRAEARGEELLIVLLDGITDPRNFGAIIRSAEVLGAHGVVVEERRSAPLSPVVAKTAAGATSYLPVAQTKNLPRLIDALKEDRVWVYGAAGESAQDVTKTDFSGRVALVVGAEGEGLRRLVREKCDVLVGIPTRGQVDSLNASVAAGILIHEVMRGRGKA
- a CDS encoding nuclear transport factor 2 family protein, which codes for MTTTEQFMTALQNAESSGDPSELVALHAGDVTLNNLTSKTWTGTEGAQEFWERYLSDFETIHSEFTHHHESGGQGVMEWNATGKLKNGGDIEYRGVSIIEIMDGKVGAFRTYYDSAAFVNPAQE